One Cucumis sativus cultivar 9930 chromosome 1, Cucumber_9930_V3, whole genome shotgun sequence DNA segment encodes these proteins:
- the LOC101209491 gene encoding BTB/POZ and TAZ domain-containing protein 1 — protein MESTPLTTSVPPTALPDDLYSNFPATLTSDESPAHTITPSIFRELPEPDVHILASGGLRIPAHSGILASISPVLEHVIDRPRKKRTAEKVISILGVPSDAVVSFVRFLYSSRCTAEHLEKHGIHLLALSHVYLVPQLKVMCTKDLAQRLTIESVVDVLQLARLCNAPDLYVKCMKFVADHFKFVEKTEGWKFIQDHDPWLELDILQFIDETESRKLRNRRIRKERKLYLELHEAMECLEHICSEGCTIVGPSNVDPKKEREPCSHYSTCHGLQLLIKHFATCKKRTNGVGCGRCKRMWQLLKLHSSICDHSECCKVPLCRKFKQRSSMSPADDNNKRKDDAQWKMLVRKVVSAKAISSLSLTNKKLSDLEEDRMIGHRGIGSFRLQSVRRYRS, from the exons ATGGAATCCACCCCTCTCACCACCTCCGTCCCTCCCACCGCCCTTCCCGACGACCTCTACTCCAACTTCCCGGCCACCCTCACCTCCGACGAATCACCCGCCCACACCATTACTCCCTCCATATTCAGGGAACTTCCAGAACCCGACGTTCATATCCTCGCTTCTGGCGGACTCCGAATCCCCGCCCATTCTGGCATCCTG GCTTCGATTTCACCGGTTCTTGAGCATGTAATTGATCGGCCGCGGAAGAAGCGAACCGCCGAGAAAGTGATTTCGATCCTTGGAGTTCCTTCAGATGCCGTCGTTTCCTTCGTTCGATTCCTCTACAGTTCTAG GTGTACGGCGGAGCATCTTGAGAAGCACGGAATTCATCTACTGGCTCTGTCGCATGTTTATTTGGTGCCGCAATTAAAGGTGATGTGTACAAAAGATTTGGCTCAACGGCTTACGATCGAAAGCGTTGTGGATGTTCTGCAACTCGCGAGGCTCTGTAACGCGCCGGATCTTTATGTCAAGTGTATGAAATTCGTCGCTGATCATTTTAAATTCGTCGAGAAAACTGAAGGATGGAAGTTTATTCAAGATCATGATCCTTGGCTTGAACTCGATATTCTTCAGTTCATCGATGAAACGGAATCG aGGAAACTGAGGAACAGGAGGataagaaaagagaggaaattATATCTAGAGCTACACGAAGCAATGGAGTGTTTAGAACACATATGTTCAGAAGGTTGCACCATTGTTGGACCTTCCAACGTGGATCCAAAGAAGGAGAGAGAACCCTGTAGTCACTACTCAACGTGTCATGGTCTACAGCTTCTGATCAAACACTTCGCCACGTGTAAGAAACGAACCAATGGCGTAGGATGTGGGCGGTGCAAGCGCATGTGGCAGCTCCTAAAGCTCCACTCCTCAATCTGCGATCACTCAGAGTGCTGCAAAGTACCTCTTTGCCGGAAGTTCAAACAGAGGTCGTCGATGTCGCCGGCGGACGACAACAACAAGCGGAAAGACGACGCACAGTGGAAAATGCTTGTTAGAAAAGTGGTTTCCGCAAAAGCAATCTCTTCTCTGTCTTTGACTAATAAGAAGCTGTCGGATTTGGAGGAGGATAGGATGATTGGACACCGTGGGATTGGGAGCTTTAGATTACAGTCGGTTCGACGGTACAGGTCATGA